In Mangrovivirga cuniculi, the following proteins share a genomic window:
- a CDS encoding SusC/RagA family TonB-linked outer membrane protein, whose protein sequence is MKKTLLIQLLFMLLAVSSYAQQTVSGTVTDSDGFPIPGVNVLEKGTNNGTVTDVEGNYSLTLPSDAVLTYTYIGFTPQEVPVQNRSTIDITMMEDITALNEVVVVGYGTTTKKELTGAVASVKGENLEKLNAPRIENALQGQFAGVNITSNSGSPGGAQNINIRGASTNGNAAPLVVVDGIIYDGGLSALNPSDIESIDVLKDATAGIYGVQAANGVIMITTKKGEKNQAARVSFDAYYGVQETSNKIDVLNATEYAILKNEAAAAAGDTPPFNNTNLGEGTDWQDEVFETAPIQSYTMSVRGGTSKSTYSIGGTYFDQKGIVGGDKSSFTRYNGRINFSTDLADNVTLDNILLYTNEERKTLPENVIGSVLFNALNNSPIFDVYDENGNFTYADGIGDVINPIAQMSNTFNESNTNKVTGKLALNWDINDAFSVTGRAAYNYADVKFRGFSPLVYYGAGKAQNTALNADLEPNTTEIAPGTSIPIPNSVTQSESTFFNYNFDAFLNYEETFNDVHKVKGTAGGSLQGITYKFLTGTAYDVPYNSWEFAYISAADQTNLLNNTGGYQEQTSLLSYFIRGEYGYDEKYLISALFRRDGSSKFGTNTQIGYFPTFSAAWVISEEDFFNNNFFDFMKLRASYGTAGNDRSQSAFAYRGLLNGEGVYPFNDQLVSGRAFGTLANPDLKWESTSQLDIGLDFDILKGDLSVSLDYYVKTTNDLIFQPDVSAISGAYGAGSAPPFINAGEIVNKGFELALNYRKMITDDVRINVNYNLSTNDNEVTALPEGVDFIPSGAFGVGGVNPSRMEVGFPLGYFFGYQTEGVFQNQEEIANAPTQEGAQPGDLRFKDVNGDGVIDFSGNTDKTFIGSPLPDFTMGLTLGAELYGFDFSAFLYAQVGNEILRNYERQTPLANLMSYRIDRWTGEGSSDQPRLTNGPNRNNVISDFYLEDGSYLRLKNIQIGYSLPNRIIENIGFERVRFYVSANNLFTLTDYMGYDPDVNSPNPVAAGIDYGFYPQARTYMFGVNLNF, encoded by the coding sequence ATGAAAAAAACACTACTCATTCAGTTGCTGTTTATGCTGCTGGCTGTATCATCGTATGCACAGCAGACAGTAAGCGGAACTGTAACTGACAGCGACGGGTTTCCGATCCCTGGTGTTAACGTCCTTGAAAAAGGAACGAATAACGGAACTGTAACCGATGTTGAAGGTAATTACAGTTTAACTTTACCTTCTGATGCAGTTTTGACCTACACATATATCGGTTTTACCCCACAGGAGGTGCCGGTTCAGAACCGAAGCACTATCGATATTACCATGATGGAAGACATAACTGCTTTAAATGAAGTAGTTGTCGTTGGTTATGGTACTACTACCAAGAAAGAACTGACAGGTGCTGTAGCATCCGTTAAAGGTGAAAACCTTGAGAAACTAAATGCGCCCCGAATTGAAAATGCACTGCAGGGTCAATTTGCCGGTGTAAACATTACTTCTAACTCAGGTTCGCCGGGTGGAGCTCAAAACATTAATATTCGTGGTGCATCTACCAATGGTAACGCTGCTCCCTTAGTTGTAGTTGACGGAATTATCTACGATGGTGGGCTATCAGCTTTAAACCCTTCTGATATCGAATCTATCGATGTTCTCAAAGATGCTACCGCAGGTATTTATGGTGTTCAGGCGGCAAACGGTGTGATTATGATCACCACTAAAAAAGGTGAGAAAAACCAGGCAGCCCGGGTATCATTTGATGCATATTATGGTGTGCAGGAAACTTCTAATAAGATTGACGTATTAAATGCTACTGAATACGCTATTCTTAAAAATGAGGCAGCTGCTGCAGCCGGAGACACTCCTCCATTTAATAATACCAATCTTGGAGAAGGCACTGATTGGCAGGATGAGGTCTTTGAAACAGCTCCGATCCAAAGCTATACAATGAGCGTTAGAGGAGGTACAAGTAAAAGTACTTACTCAATCGGTGGTACATATTTTGATCAGAAAGGTATTGTAGGAGGTGATAAATCTTCCTTCACCAGATATAATGGTCGTATAAACTTTTCTACTGACCTTGCTGATAACGTAACATTGGATAACATTCTTCTTTATACAAATGAAGAGAGGAAAACACTTCCTGAGAATGTAATCGGATCTGTACTATTTAATGCGCTAAATAACAGCCCCATCTTCGATGTATATGATGAAAACGGAAACTTTACCTATGCGGACGGTATTGGAGACGTGATCAACCCGATTGCTCAAATGTCTAATACATTTAATGAATCTAATACTAATAAGGTTACTGGTAAATTAGCATTAAACTGGGATATTAATGATGCATTCAGCGTAACTGGAAGAGCAGCATATAATTATGCAGATGTAAAATTCAGAGGCTTCAGTCCATTAGTATATTACGGAGCAGGAAAAGCACAGAATACAGCTCTTAATGCTGATTTGGAGCCTAATACTACAGAAATTGCTCCGGGAACCTCAATTCCCATTCCAAACAGTGTAACACAATCAGAATCAACTTTTTTTAACTACAATTTTGATGCTTTCCTTAATTATGAAGAAACATTCAATGATGTTCATAAAGTAAAAGGAACTGCAGGGGGATCTTTACAGGGTATTACATATAAATTTTTAACAGGCACAGCATATGATGTTCCTTACAATTCATGGGAGTTTGCGTATATTTCCGCTGCTGACCAAACTAACCTTTTAAACAACACAGGTGGTTATCAGGAACAAACATCTTTACTATCCTATTTCATTCGAGGAGAGTATGGTTATGATGAAAAGTATCTAATATCTGCACTTTTCAGACGTGATGGTTCATCTAAATTTGGTACTAATACACAAATAGGTTATTTCCCGACCTTTTCTGCTGCATGGGTGATTTCGGAAGAAGATTTCTTTAATAATAACTTCTTTGATTTCATGAAATTAAGAGCTTCTTACGGAACAGCAGGTAATGATAGGTCTCAATCTGCTTTTGCCTATAGAGGTTTATTAAATGGTGAAGGTGTTTATCCATTTAACGATCAATTGGTATCTGGAAGAGCTTTTGGTACTTTAGCAAACCCTGATTTGAAATGGGAGTCAACCTCACAATTAGACATTGGTTTAGATTTTGACATATTAAAAGGAGACCTTTCGGTATCATTAGACTATTATGTCAAAACAACTAACGACCTGATCTTCCAACCAGATGTATCAGCAATTAGTGGAGCCTATGGTGCAGGAAGTGCTCCTCCATTTATAAACGCTGGAGAAATTGTTAATAAAGGTTTTGAGTTAGCATTGAATTATAGAAAAATGATTACTGATGATGTTCGGATTAATGTTAATTATAACCTTTCCACAAATGATAATGAGGTAACGGCTCTACCAGAAGGTGTTGATTTTATCCCTAGTGGAGCATTCGGAGTAGGTGGAGTTAACCCAAGTAGAATGGAGGTAGGATTCCCTCTTGGATATTTCTTCGGATATCAAACAGAAGGAGTATTCCAAAACCAGGAAGAAATTGCCAACGCTCCTACGCAAGAAGGTGCACAACCAGGTGATCTTAGATTTAAGGACGTTAATGGTGATGGTGTAATCGATTTTAGTGGAAATACAGATAAAACGTTTATTGGCTCACCTCTTCCTGATTTCACAATGGGTCTTACATTAGGTGCTGAACTATATGGTTTTGATTTTTCTGCATTTCTTTATGCTCAGGTCGGAAACGAGATCTTGAGAAACTACGAAAGACAAACTCCTCTTGCAAACCTCATGTCATACCGTATCGACAGATGGACTGGAGAAGGTTCTTCAGATCAGCCTAGATTAACAAATGGACCTAACAGGAATAATGTAATATCTGATTTTTACTTAGAGGATGGATCTTACTTAAGATTAAAAAACATCCAGATCGGTTATTCTTTACCTAATAGAATTATTGAAAACATCGGTTTTGAGAGAGTGAGATTTTACGTATCAGCAAATAATTTATTTACTCTTACTGATTACATGGGATATGATCCGGATGTGAATTCTCCTAACCCTGTAGCTGCAGGTATTGATTACGGTTTCTATCCGCAAGCAAGAACTTACATGTTTGGAGTAAACCTAAATTTCTAA
- a CDS encoding triple tyrosine motif-containing protein has protein sequence MRSLFLILFLFSFNAIAQNAEGLPFTRYFSTQDYEGGIQNWSITQNNEGLIYVANNFGLLEYDANSWNRYVVPGGTKMRDVTIGPGGEIYVAIQGDFGYIIPSNPEGERYISLADSLPEKYRNFDEAWRIFHDGENLYFCTFRQIFLFNGKGQLIDVIEPTYPPENFHFVNNRLFVNELEYGLTYLDNGKLKLFEKGEFFKGKAVTSIIPIANNHLLIFTNSHGVYTWDGTKYKIWNENNHEIFSSASVNTAIRLSSGNMAIGTQNKGLYITDSNGEILFYLNKGNGLNNRTVLSLFEDIYGNLWVGHNNGISVIELTVPFTLISEQSNLPGTGYDGMAVDDIIYLGTNNGLYSKNITDPTIQNYTFVENSRGQVYSIKEIDDYLLMGHHLGTFLINDRKVEQISDVLGAWTFVELPDHPEYIICGTYKGLLLFKREGKSLKFVRKLKGFDESSRVMEVDDSGYIWMTHGYKGVYRLHIHDELDSVQVKFYGIEQGLPSNYLVNVWKINGRLIFSTETTIYSYNEKTDRFAPDEYFSEFFDENSNISFMEQDPMGNIYYLSSTEIGVLLRQSNGTFEKNTKIFNRLKGLLNDDLQNLSILNSNQVLYGAKEGFIMYTKQGGDPSDASFDALIRKVYNTSTLKDSVIYSGYYYNGENLLSDIPEEKIPEYHYSKNSIKFEYSAPFYQGSKYTRYQYKLENYDEDWSSWSETNVKEYTNLREGSYTFKVRAINIYDQISEVDSYSFVIVAPWYRTTLAYIGGAFLLLFIIASTFYFVDSRHKKEKRLMELTQEREINQKESQLRSSEEMLEKLKSEKLKAEVESKNQELATSTMHLLNKNSFINSIKHNISSIIKRSKNQEVKKELNKIMVNIEKNIASDDDWEHFAIHFDQVHGDFTKRLKDNYPKLTPQEMKLSAYLRMNLSTKEIAHLLNISVRGVEIARYRLRKKLTLERSENLQEFILKY, from the coding sequence ATGAGAAGCCTGTTTTTAATATTATTTTTATTTTCTTTCAACGCAATTGCTCAAAATGCGGAAGGACTACCTTTTACCAGGTACTTCTCAACTCAGGATTATGAAGGGGGAATACAAAACTGGTCAATCACTCAAAATAATGAGGGACTTATATATGTAGCTAATAATTTCGGGCTGTTGGAATATGATGCCAATTCATGGAATCGCTATGTCGTACCCGGTGGAACTAAAATGAGAGATGTGACCATTGGTCCCGGAGGTGAAATTTATGTTGCCATCCAGGGAGATTTTGGTTACATAATCCCATCTAATCCGGAAGGCGAACGATATATTTCTCTAGCTGACAGTCTTCCTGAAAAATATCGGAATTTTGATGAAGCCTGGCGAATATTTCACGATGGTGAGAATTTATATTTTTGCACCTTCAGGCAAATTTTTCTTTTTAATGGAAAAGGACAATTAATCGATGTGATAGAACCAACCTATCCTCCTGAGAATTTTCATTTTGTCAATAACCGCTTATTTGTTAATGAACTCGAATATGGATTGACTTATTTGGATAATGGAAAACTTAAACTTTTTGAAAAGGGAGAGTTTTTTAAGGGAAAGGCTGTCACTTCCATTATCCCTATAGCAAATAACCACTTGCTTATTTTTACTAACAGCCACGGAGTATATACCTGGGATGGGACAAAATATAAAATATGGAATGAAAATAATCATGAAATATTTTCTTCCGCCTCTGTGAATACAGCAATTAGATTGTCATCCGGAAATATGGCAATAGGAACTCAAAACAAGGGTTTGTATATCACTGATTCGAATGGTGAAATACTATTTTACCTGAATAAAGGAAATGGATTAAATAACAGAACTGTTCTTTCACTTTTTGAAGATATATATGGAAACCTGTGGGTAGGGCATAATAACGGAATTTCTGTCATTGAATTAACCGTTCCCTTTACTCTTATCAGTGAGCAATCAAATCTTCCAGGAACAGGCTATGACGGCATGGCCGTTGATGACATAATTTATCTTGGTACCAATAATGGTCTTTATTCAAAAAATATCACAGATCCCACGATTCAAAATTATACTTTCGTTGAAAATTCACGAGGTCAGGTTTACTCTATAAAAGAAATTGACGATTATCTTTTAATGGGCCATCACCTGGGTACGTTTTTGATTAATGATAGAAAAGTTGAGCAGATATCTGATGTTTTGGGAGCCTGGACCTTTGTTGAATTGCCTGATCACCCAGAATATATCATTTGTGGAACTTATAAGGGATTACTTCTGTTCAAACGGGAGGGGAAGTCACTAAAGTTTGTTAGAAAACTAAAAGGATTTGATGAATCTTCCAGGGTAATGGAGGTTGATGACTCTGGTTATATCTGGATGACTCATGGTTACAAAGGAGTTTACAGATTACACATTCATGATGAGCTTGATTCTGTACAGGTCAAATTTTATGGAATAGAGCAGGGTTTACCATCAAATTACCTGGTGAATGTATGGAAAATAAATGGGCGGTTGATCTTCTCAACAGAAACCACTATTTATTCATATAATGAAAAAACTGATCGATTCGCTCCTGATGAATATTTCTCCGAATTTTTTGACGAGAATTCGAATATTAGCTTTATGGAACAGGACCCGATGGGTAATATTTACTATTTATCTTCTACTGAAATCGGAGTTCTTCTCAGGCAATCTAATGGTACTTTTGAAAAAAACACTAAAATTTTCAACAGGCTAAAAGGTTTGTTAAATGATGATTTGCAAAATTTATCCATATTAAATTCCAACCAGGTACTCTACGGAGCAAAGGAAGGTTTTATTATGTATACAAAGCAGGGAGGGGATCCGTCTGATGCTTCTTTCGATGCACTAATCAGGAAGGTTTACAATACCAGTACGTTAAAAGACAGCGTAATTTATTCCGGATATTATTACAATGGTGAAAACCTTTTGTCCGATATTCCCGAAGAAAAAATTCCTGAATATCATTATTCTAAAAATTCGATCAAATTTGAATATAGTGCCCCGTTTTATCAAGGTTCAAAATATACCAGGTACCAGTATAAACTAGAAAATTATGACGAGGACTGGAGTAGCTGGTCAGAAACTAATGTTAAGGAATACACTAATTTGCGGGAAGGGTCATATACCTTTAAAGTGAGGGCAATAAATATTTATGATCAGATAAGTGAGGTTGATTCATATAGTTTTGTGATAGTTGCTCCCTGGTACAGGACCACTTTAGCATATATAGGAGGGGCATTTTTACTTTTGTTTATCATTGCCAGTACCTTTTATTTTGTCGATAGCAGGCATAAAAAAGAAAAGCGCTTAATGGAATTAACCCAGGAAAGGGAAATAAACCAGAAAGAATCCCAACTGCGTTCTTCTGAAGAAATGTTAGAGAAATTGAAAAGTGAAAAATTAAAGGCGGAGGTAGAAAGTAAAAATCAGGAACTGGCTACTTCTACCATGCACCTTCTCAACAAGAATAGCTTTATAAATAGTATTAAGCATAATATCAGTTCCATAATAAAGCGGAGCAAAAACCAGGAGGTAAAGAAAGAACTCAATAAGATTATGGTCAATATTGAAAAAAATATTGCTTCAGATGATGATTGGGAACATTTCGCAATACATTTTGACCAGGTCCACGGCGATTTTACAAAGAGATTAAAAGATAACTATCCAAAGTTAACACCACAGGAAATGAAGCTTAGTGCCTATTTGAGAATGAACCTTTCCACAAAAGAAATAGCACATTTATTAAATATTTCAGTTAGAGGTGTTGAGATAGCAAGATATCGTTTAAGGAAAAAACTTACCCTGGAACGTTCGGAAAATCTGCAGGAGTTTATTTTGAAATACTAA
- a CDS encoding energy transducer TonB: MTKNILTLMLVALFAISCGSSESSDEDSDDMINEDVPMETMPDPPMTEEPLSEPHTEEDVDPMESANADGSVANVGDPQLVNKEDSDYYTNEDGMVIHNVMDIKPTYMGGEEEMDKWIAKNITYPSSARRDNVEGTMVVSFIIDKEGNIVNPVIESGPENEALREEAKRVISEMPKWQAGMKNGDPVNAKYKLPITFKLQ, encoded by the coding sequence ATGACTAAAAATATATTGACTTTGATGCTGGTGGCGTTATTTGCTATTAGTTGCGGAAGCAGTGAATCATCTGACGAAGATTCGGATGATATGATTAACGAAGATGTTCCCATGGAGACCATGCCTGATCCTCCAATGACTGAAGAACCACTATCCGAACCTCATACGGAAGAAGATGTAGATCCAATGGAAAGCGCCAATGCAGATGGGTCTGTTGCTAATGTTGGAGATCCACAATTGGTTAATAAGGAAGATTCCGACTACTACACTAATGAAGATGGAATGGTTATTCATAATGTGATGGATATCAAACCAACGTATATGGGAGGTGAAGAAGAAATGGATAAATGGATAGCTAAGAACATTACTTACCCTTCTTCAGCAAGAAGAGATAATGTTGAAGGAACCATGGTTGTTTCTTTTATAATTGATAAAGAGGGAAATATAGTTAATCCTGTGATTGAAAGTGGACCTGAAAATGAAGCATTAAGAGAGGAAGCGAAAAGAGTGATTAGCGAGATGCCCAAGTGGCAGGCCGGTATGAAAAACGGAGATCCGGTGAATGCTAAATATAAACTTCCAATTACTTTTAAACTTCAATAA
- a CDS encoding dioxygenase family protein, protein MDRILSLALVIFTILSCSGQESDDNNTTRTLIGNCEGCEAVFEFNGRPLNATDTLPGFENEGTKIKISGTIYEQDGETPASDVVMYVYHTNQKGIYEPKPSSEGWEKRHGYIRGWVKTDSEGHYEFYTLKPGHYPNRKTPAHIHPIILEPDGKYYWVGSYFFSDDPHLTSEMKNNKNPRCGSDGILQLTDADQDGILEGHRDFVLGKNISEYPN, encoded by the coding sequence ATGGATCGCATTCTAAGTCTTGCATTAGTGATTTTTACCATTCTTTCCTGTTCAGGTCAGGAATCGGATGATAATAATACCACCCGGACGCTTATTGGAAATTGTGAAGGATGCGAAGCTGTTTTTGAATTTAATGGCAGACCATTAAATGCGACAGATACACTTCCGGGGTTTGAAAATGAAGGAACCAAGATTAAAATTTCAGGTACGATTTATGAACAAGACGGAGAAACACCGGCAAGCGATGTAGTAATGTATGTATATCATACCAATCAGAAAGGAATTTATGAACCAAAACCAAGTTCTGAAGGCTGGGAAAAAAGACATGGCTATATCCGTGGCTGGGTTAAGACTGATAGTGAAGGGCATTATGAATTTTATACGTTAAAACCAGGCCATTATCCAAACAGGAAAACACCTGCTCACATCCATCCGATAATTCTGGAACCAGACGGAAAGTATTACTGGGTTGGATCTTATTTTTTCTCCGATGATCCTCATTTAACTTCCGAAATGAAAAACAATAAAAATCCAAGGTGCGGGTCAGACGGCATATTGCAATTAACTGATGCTGATCAGGATGGCATTTTGGAAGGGCATCGCGATTTTGTTCTCGGTAAAAACATATCAGAATATCCAAATTAA
- a CDS encoding flavin monoamine oxidase family protein, with amino-acid sequence MSFYRPNSKSRRDFLIKLSSGITAFTTFSMVPFNLEAESSIKGRTTSPKKVIIIGAGLSGLAAARELNKAGHDVTVLEARSVSGGRVKTLRQPFADGLNAEAGGYMFSEAYSTANQLISELGLKKEPVQFPVGGTAYYLAGKRMVSSDNLEVLPFDIRPEEAELGAMGLVKKYIIDTLPPDINNPNNWSDPEVIALDKISVEQYLKKQGASKGAIDLLKTTQYYATAPEKTSMLAVAKSDFGLFMQGAPFIINGGNDVLPGKMAADLSGKIHYGVEVKKIAYNNDGVTVEGMRHNNSMSFDGHHVICTLPCPVMQKVNFEPGLSAGKKNAIENYPYLKVTRGYAQVGSAYWKSEGLGSMAYTDKSTFVYTHPTYKSFGANDRCIMEAYMDGDESIKWGKKDKEEIINHTINTLNAVHPGLKNHYEGGAVKDWTYDPYSLGGPSWAGPGDISKYLADLQKPEGRIHFAGEHTTVLRSTMEGALRSGIRAAKAVDKA; translated from the coding sequence ATGTCATTTTATCGACCCAATAGTAAATCCAGGAGGGATTTTTTAATAAAGTTGTCTTCTGGAATTACAGCATTTACCACATTTTCGATGGTTCCTTTTAATTTAGAAGCTGAATCATCTATTAAGGGACGAACCACATCACCAAAAAAAGTTATTATTATAGGTGCCGGATTATCCGGATTAGCTGCTGCCAGGGAATTAAATAAAGCTGGCCATGACGTTACTGTTCTGGAAGCCAGATCAGTTTCCGGAGGTAGAGTAAAAACTCTCAGACAACCATTTGCTGACGGATTAAATGCAGAAGCAGGAGGATATATGTTTTCTGAGGCATATTCCACCGCTAACCAATTAATTTCAGAGCTGGGATTAAAGAAGGAACCAGTTCAATTCCCTGTTGGAGGAACTGCTTATTACCTGGCCGGTAAACGAATGGTTTCAAGTGATAACCTGGAGGTGTTGCCCTTTGATATCAGGCCCGAAGAAGCTGAATTAGGAGCTATGGGTTTAGTAAAGAAATATATAATTGATACACTTCCGCCAGATATAAATAACCCGAATAACTGGAGTGATCCTGAAGTGATAGCCCTCGATAAAATATCCGTAGAACAATACCTTAAGAAACAAGGAGCTAGTAAAGGGGCTATTGATCTGTTAAAAACAACACAATATTATGCCACAGCTCCAGAAAAAACATCTATGCTGGCTGTTGCCAAGTCAGATTTTGGACTGTTTATGCAGGGAGCCCCTTTCATAATAAATGGAGGAAACGATGTATTGCCAGGAAAAATGGCTGCAGATCTTAGTGGTAAGATCCACTATGGTGTTGAAGTAAAGAAAATCGCTTATAATAATGATGGTGTTACAGTAGAAGGAATGAGACATAATAATTCGATGTCATTTGATGGTCATCATGTTATTTGTACCCTGCCTTGTCCGGTGATGCAGAAAGTGAATTTTGAACCGGGACTATCAGCGGGCAAGAAAAATGCTATTGAAAATTATCCTTATCTGAAAGTTACCAGGGGATATGCCCAGGTAGGTAGTGCTTATTGGAAATCAGAAGGACTGGGTAGTATGGCTTATACTGATAAATCTACTTTTGTATATACCCATCCGACATATAAGTCATTTGGAGCGAATGACAGGTGCATTATGGAAGCTTATATGGACGGTGATGAATCAATTAAGTGGGGTAAAAAGGATAAAGAGGAAATAATTAATCATACAATTAATACGCTTAATGCAGTTCACCCCGGATTAAAGAATCATTATGAAGGCGGTGCAGTGAAAGACTGGACTTATGACCCTTACTCTTTAGGAGGACCTTCATGGGCCGGTCCGGGTGATATATCTAAATATCTCGCTGATCTTCAAAAACCTGAAGGCAGGATCCATTTTGCCGGAGAGCATACCACAGTTCTTAGAAGTACTATGGAAGGTGCTCTGAGATCTGGAATAAGAGCTGCAAAAGCGGTAGATAAGGCTTAA
- a CDS encoding prolyl oligopeptidase family serine peptidase codes for MIIKTTSYESSETSPLSCSNIRYKFHECTAPEAPVKNHTHKYHGDKLEDPYHYMEKTDKPEFVEWLKAQNTYARNVLNSISGRNDLQNKLMELENRQKARLSYVNITENDKYFYVKRTADEEIGKLYMRDNISGTEQLLFDPQNYQAAENKNYVITGVYPSDNAEKVAFEVAPNGSENAHLLIMDVDSKNIHSELIDRVWFATVSWLPDANHFLYNRLNSSDLNDEERELNSKNFLHKVGTDPNEDKQILSTENNPDLGIKAEEFPLVYYDKHSDKLYGLTVTVDKYLTMYMADADELTNENINWQKIFDKEHEVMDFETDEQFIYFTTSKDAPNYKVMRMPVNNPDFATAKTVIPENKNEVLKDFDLSNKGIFYTTRKNGVQSKLYHISENSENPNHIDLPFIAGNVNVMTKGHNYDDIWVRLNGWTSDYRRFKYNPDDNSFKVEELTERPEYPEFANLVVEEVMVPSHDGTMVPLSLIYKRGLERNGDNPVLMLGYGSYGASINPFFNPKALMWTAEDGIFAVAHVRGGGELGEKWHRAGYKSTKPNTWKDFIACAEYLHSENYSSPQKTAIFGGSAGGILIGRAMTERPDLFAAAIPVVGCMNPVRMENSPNGPVNIPEFGSTENPEEYKALLEMDAYHHLEDGRAYPATLITAGYNDPRVAVWQPAKYAAKLQSYNSSNNPILFTVDFEGGHGVGDTKSQQIREMADILSFSLWQTGNPAYTANIINMRDR; via the coding sequence ATCATTATCAAAACTACCAGTTATGAAAGCAGTGAGACTTCTCCCCTTTCTTGTAGCAATATTCGCTATAAGTTTCATGAATGCACAGCCCCCGAAGCTCCGGTTAAAAACCATACACACAAGTATCACGGAGATAAACTTGAGGATCCATATCACTATATGGAAAAAACCGATAAACCTGAGTTTGTAGAATGGTTAAAAGCTCAAAATACCTATGCCAGGAACGTTTTAAACTCCATATCAGGTAGAAATGACTTACAAAATAAGTTAATGGAACTTGAAAACAGGCAAAAAGCTCGGTTATCGTACGTAAACATTACTGAAAACGATAAATATTTTTATGTAAAAAGAACAGCAGATGAAGAAATCGGAAAGCTCTATATGCGAGATAACATATCCGGTACCGAACAACTACTATTTGACCCGCAAAACTACCAGGCGGCAGAAAACAAAAATTATGTTATTACCGGGGTTTATCCAAGCGATAATGCTGAGAAAGTTGCTTTTGAAGTCGCTCCTAATGGATCAGAAAATGCACACCTACTCATTATGGATGTTGATTCAAAAAACATTCATTCGGAATTGATCGACAGGGTATGGTTTGCAACTGTATCATGGCTACCCGATGCAAATCATTTTCTATACAACAGGCTTAACTCATCCGATCTGAATGATGAAGAAAGAGAACTTAACAGCAAAAACTTTTTACATAAAGTAGGAACAGATCCAAATGAGGATAAACAAATATTATCAACTGAAAACAATCCGGATCTTGGAATAAAGGCAGAGGAATTTCCTTTAGTCTATTACGATAAGCATTCTGACAAATTGTATGGGTTAACCGTTACTGTTGACAAATATCTTACTATGTATATGGCCGATGCTGACGAACTAACTAACGAAAACATCAACTGGCAAAAGATTTTTGATAAGGAACACGAGGTAATGGATTTTGAAACCGATGAACAATTCATCTATTTCACGACCTCAAAAGATGCTCCTAATTATAAGGTAATGAGGATGCCGGTAAATAACCCTGATTTTGCAACAGCCAAAACAGTAATTCCTGAAAATAAAAATGAGGTATTAAAAGATTTTGACTTATCTAATAAGGGCATTTTCTATACCACGAGAAAAAATGGAGTACAGTCAAAGCTTTATCATATATCTGAAAATAGTGAAAACCCAAATCATATTGATTTACCGTTTATTGCCGGAAATGTCAATGTTATGACTAAGGGCCATAACTATGATGACATTTGGGTAAGATTGAATGGCTGGACTTCAGATTACAGAAGATTTAAATATAACCCGGATGATAATTCATTTAAGGTTGAAGAACTAACCGAAAGACCCGAATATCCGGAGTTTGCAAATTTAGTAGTAGAAGAGGTGATGGTTCCGTCCCATGATGGAACGATGGTGCCACTTTCTTTAATCTATAAAAGAGGACTGGAAAGAAATGGAGATAATCCGGTATTGATGTTAGGATACGGATCTTATGGTGCGTCTATTAACCCATTTTTCAATCCTAAAGCCTTAATGTGGACAGCCGAAGACGGAATATTTGCCGTAGCCCATGTCCGTGGTGGTGGTGAACTTGGAGAGAAATGGCACCGTGCAGGCTATAAATCTACAAAACCCAATACCTGGAAAGATTTCATTGCCTGTGCAGAATATCTGCATTCAGAAAATTATTCTTCACCACAAAAAACAGCCATTTTCGGAGGAAGTGCCGGTGGTATATTGATCGGTAGAGCGATGACTGAAAGACCGGATCTTTTTGCAGCTGCAATCCCGGTTGTTGGTTGTATGAACCCTGTCAGAATGGAAAATTCACCAAATGGCCCGGTTAATATACCTGAATTTGGTAGCACTGAAAATCCTGAGGAATATAAAGCCTTGCTGGAAATGGACGCCTACCATCACCTGGAAGATGGCAGAGCCTATCCTGCCACATTAATAACTGCTGGATATAACGATCCCAGAGTAGCGGTATGGCAACCGGCTAAGTATGCAGCCAAACTTCAGTCATATAATTCCTCTAATAATCCGATATTATTTACAGTTGATTTCGAAGGAGGCCATGGTGTCGGAGATACTAAAAGTCAGCAAATAAGAGAGATGGCTGATATCCTTAGTTTCAGTTTATGGCAAACAGGAAATCCGGCATATACTGCGAACATTATTAATATGAGAGACAGATAG